The sequence TGGCCAACGGAACGCTGGCACGCCGGGCTCCGCGAACCTATGCGTCCCGTGAGCCCCTCCCGCCTGACCGTGCTCGCCGCGAGCCTGCTGCTGGGTGGCTGCTTCCCCGAGTCCGAGGGAAGCGGCTGCGGGCCCAGCCGGGCCGTGGTGGAGCGCGTGATCGACGGAGACACGGTGGAGCTCGATAGCGGTGAGCGCGTGCGCTACCTGCTGGTGGACACGCCCGAGAACACCACCAGCGTGGAGTGCTTCGGCGTGGAGGCCACCGCCTTCAACCGCGCGCTGGTAGAGGGCCGCGAGGTGCGCCTCACCTATGACCTGGAGTGCACGGACCGCTTCGGCCGGCTGCTGGCCTACGTGGAGATCGAGGGCCGCAGCGTGAACCAGGAGCTGGTCGAGCAGGGCTACGCGTGCGTGCTGC is a genomic window of Sandaracinaceae bacterium containing:
- a CDS encoding thermonuclease family protein, whose translation is MRPVSPSRLTVLAASLLLGGCFPESEGSGCGPSRAVVERVIDGDTVELDSGERVRYLLVDTPENTTSVECFGVEATAFNRALVEGREVRLTYDLECTDRFGRLLAYVEIEGRSVNQELVEQGYACVLQIPPNGVDLAPLYMDLETRAVDEGRGLWSACVDSPC